A section of the Mesorhizobium loti genome encodes:
- a CDS encoding YcnI family copper-binding membrane protein yields MNKYLLAAGALVALGTNAAFAHITLETQEAPVGSTYKAVLRVPHGCDGKATTAVRVQIPEGVIAVKPMPKPGWTLQTKKGKYEKSYQLYGQAVSDGVKEVDWSGGNLPDEFYDEFVFRATLTADLPVGQKLYFPVVQECDGATDRWIEIPAAGQDEDALENPAPGIKLTPKK; encoded by the coding sequence ATGAACAAGTATCTCTTGGCGGCTGGCGCGCTTGTCGCGCTGGGGACGAATGCCGCCTTCGCGCATATCACGCTCGAAACCCAGGAGGCGCCAGTCGGCTCGACCTACAAGGCAGTGCTGCGCGTGCCGCATGGCTGCGACGGCAAGGCGACGACCGCCGTACGCGTGCAGATTCCCGAAGGAGTGATCGCGGTGAAGCCGATGCCGAAGCCTGGCTGGACGCTGCAGACCAAGAAGGGCAAATATGAAAAATCCTACCAGCTCTATGGCCAGGCGGTGAGCGACGGCGTCAAGGAAGTCGACTGGAGCGGCGGCAATCTGCCGGATGAATTCTACGACGAGTTCGTCTTCCGCGCGACGCTGACGGCGGATCTGCCTGTTGGCCAGAAGCTCTATTTCCCCGTGGTGCAGGAATGCGACGGCGCCACCGACCGCTGGATCGAGATTCCGGCAGCTGGGCAGGATGAGGACGCACTGGAGAATCCGGCGCCCGGCATAAAGCTGACGCCGAAGAAATAA
- a CDS encoding copper chaperone PCu(A)C, producing MSHFSPKAAGTLFGRTLSRFREHLGRVALAFAIMFAGAQSVLAHEFKVGDLEIEHPWSRATPAGAKVAGGYFTIINKGSAPDRLVSISSDISDKAELHEMGVKDGVMTMRPVTGGLDVPAGGKVALAPGGYHLMFIGLKRQPKQGEKFAATLTFEKAGTVNIEFAVEGMGGGMDDHAN from the coding sequence ATGTCCCATTTTTCCCCCAAAGCGGCGGGTACTCTGTTCGGCCGCACTCTGTCCCGTTTCCGGGAGCATCTCGGCCGTGTCGCGCTGGCTTTTGCGATCATGTTCGCCGGCGCCCAGTCCGTCCTAGCGCATGAGTTCAAGGTCGGCGATCTCGAGATCGAGCATCCCTGGTCGCGCGCCACGCCGGCAGGCGCCAAGGTTGCCGGCGGCTATTTCACCATCATCAACAAAGGCAGCGCGCCGGACCGCCTCGTGTCGATTTCCTCCGACATTTCGGACAAGGCCGAACTGCATGAGATGGGCGTCAAGGACGGTGTCATGACCATGCGGCCGGTTACCGGCGGCCTGGACGTCCCCGCCGGCGGTAAGGTGGCCCTGGCGCCAGGCGGCTATCACCTGATGTTCATCGGCCTGAAGCGGCAACCCAAGCAAGGCGAGAAATTCGCCGCCACGCTGACCTTCGAGAAGGCCGGCACGGTCAATATCGAGTTCGCAGTGGAAGGCATGGGCGGCGGCATGGACGACCACGCCAATTGA
- a CDS encoding carbohydrate ABC transporter permease encodes MSKSERPNQLFRNLNAKIASIPMILTALVVFVGGTAWTVLYSFTNSKLLPRLNFVGLDQYYRLWATPRWLISIENLLIYGVISLVFSLVIGFILAALLDQKIRFEDTFRTIFLYPFALSFIVTGLVWQWLLNPDFGIQGVIRRLGWTSFNFDPLYDSSIVIYGISIAALWQGTGLIMCLMLAGLRGIDEDIWKAARVDGIPMWKTYLFIIIPMMRPVFITTLVIIASGIVKVYDLVVAQTSGGPGIASEVPAKYVYDYMFFAQNLGQGFAASTMMLLSVMIVIVPWAYLEFGGRKRV; translated from the coding sequence ATGAGCAAGAGCGAACGCCCGAACCAGCTTTTTCGCAATCTCAATGCGAAGATCGCTTCGATCCCGATGATCCTCACCGCGCTGGTGGTGTTCGTCGGCGGCACGGCGTGGACGGTGCTCTATTCCTTCACCAATTCGAAGCTGCTGCCGCGGCTGAATTTCGTCGGCCTCGACCAGTATTACCGATTGTGGGCGACGCCACGCTGGCTGATTTCGATCGAGAACCTTCTGATCTACGGCGTGATCTCGCTGGTGTTCTCGCTGGTGATCGGCTTCATCCTGGCGGCGCTGCTCGACCAGAAGATCCGCTTCGAGGACACGTTTCGCACCATCTTCCTCTATCCCTTCGCGCTGTCCTTCATCGTGACCGGCCTTGTCTGGCAATGGCTGCTCAATCCGGATTTCGGAATCCAGGGCGTGATACGAAGGCTTGGCTGGACGAGCTTCAATTTCGATCCGCTCTACGATTCCAGCATCGTCATCTACGGCATATCGATCGCGGCGCTCTGGCAAGGCACCGGGCTCATCATGTGCCTGATGCTGGCCGGCCTACGCGGCATAGACGAGGATATCTGGAAGGCCGCCCGGGTGGACGGGATACCGATGTGGAAGACCTATCTGTTCATCATCATCCCGATGATGCGGCCGGTCTTCATCACCACGCTGGTCATCATCGCGTCGGGCATCGTCAAGGTCTATGACCTCGTCGTCGCCCAGACCAGTGGCGGGCCGGGCATCGCCTCCGAAGTGCCGGCAAAATATGTCTACGACTACATGTTCTTCGCCCAGAATCTCGGCCAGGGCTTTGCCGCCTCGACCATGATGCTGCTCTCGGTGATGATCGTCATCGTCCCGTGGGCCTATCTCGAATTCGGAGGCAGGAAGCGTGTCTGA
- a CDS encoding DUF2946 family protein, whose product MPAALVAACLLLLQSTLGAFAFGTGPNAAQLDAFGNVICTRDGATQLPGGDQHPSHLPACCSLGCGMFSSAFAPPSNAGLALGGLSFETVAFVFPASIHLDLARERSPSNPRAPPLAV is encoded by the coding sequence ATGCCGGCCGCGCTTGTTGCGGCCTGTCTGCTGCTGCTCCAGTCGACGCTCGGCGCGTTCGCCTTCGGCACCGGCCCGAATGCCGCGCAGCTCGACGCTTTCGGCAACGTCATCTGTACCCGCGACGGCGCCACCCAACTCCCCGGCGGTGACCAGCACCCGTCCCATCTGCCGGCCTGTTGCTCGCTTGGCTGCGGCATGTTTTCATCGGCCTTCGCGCCGCCATCCAATGCCGGGCTGGCCCTGGGCGGCCTGTCCTTTGAAACGGTCGCCTTCGTTTTTCCGGCGAGCATTCATCTCGACTTGGCGCGCGAACGCTCGCCGTCGAACCCGCGCGCGCCGCCGTTGGCCGTCTGA
- the gndA gene encoding NADP-dependent phosphogluconate dehydrogenase — MEQAEIGLIGLGTMGSNLALNIAEHGHRIAVFNRTRARTDAFVENAGALKDMVVPCYSLEELAAAIRPPRPIIIMVLAGKPVDEQIEALRGVLSNNDIVIDAGNANFRDTMRRFSELSGSGLTFIGMGVSGGEEGARHGPSIMVGGTEDSWKRVEKVLTAISAKFKDEPCAAWLGTDGAGHFVKTIHNGIEYADMQMIAEIYGILRDGLGMGPKEIGTVFENWNKGRLNSYLIEITAKVLAADDPKTGKPVVDIILDRAGQKGTGKWSVIEAQQLGIPATAIEAAVAARVLSSIKDERLAAEKAYGAIGVSKISGDKDALLKDLELALFAGKIAAYAQGFAVMSGASKEFNWNLPMPTIAKIWRAGCIIRSQMLDTMAEAFSSGGASTNLLMAPAFIGLMQEAHPSLRRIVARASEAGAPVPALSSALAYFDSYRQGRGTSNLIQAQRDFFGAHGFERIGEQGAFHGPWGSGAAG, encoded by the coding sequence ATGGAACAAGCCGAAATCGGTCTGATCGGCCTTGGCACGATGGGCTCCAACCTGGCGCTGAACATCGCCGAGCACGGGCACCGCATCGCCGTCTTCAACCGCACCCGGGCGCGCACCGACGCTTTCGTCGAGAATGCCGGCGCGCTCAAGGACATGGTTGTCCCCTGCTACAGCCTGGAGGAACTAGCCGCGGCGATCCGGCCGCCGCGTCCGATCATCATCATGGTGCTGGCCGGCAAGCCGGTCGACGAACAGATCGAAGCCTTGCGCGGCGTGCTGTCCAACAACGACATCGTCATCGATGCCGGCAATGCCAATTTCCGCGATACGATGCGGCGCTTCTCCGAGCTGTCCGGCTCGGGTCTGACCTTCATCGGCATGGGCGTGTCCGGCGGCGAGGAGGGCGCGCGCCATGGCCCGTCGATCATGGTCGGCGGCACGGAAGATAGTTGGAAGCGTGTCGAGAAGGTGCTGACCGCCATCTCCGCCAAGTTCAAGGACGAGCCCTGTGCCGCCTGGCTCGGCACCGACGGTGCCGGGCATTTCGTCAAGACCATCCACAACGGCATCGAATATGCCGACATGCAGATGATCGCCGAGATCTACGGCATTCTGCGCGACGGCCTGGGCATGGGGCCGAAGGAGATCGGCACGGTCTTTGAGAACTGGAACAAGGGCCGGCTCAACTCCTACCTGATCGAGATCACCGCCAAGGTGCTGGCGGCCGACGATCCCAAGACCGGCAAGCCCGTGGTCGACATCATCCTCGACCGCGCAGGCCAGAAGGGCACCGGCAAATGGTCCGTCATCGAGGCACAGCAGCTCGGCATTCCGGCAACCGCGATCGAGGCCGCGGTGGCGGCGCGCGTTCTGTCGTCGATCAAGGATGAGCGGCTGGCGGCGGAAAAAGCCTATGGCGCTATCGGCGTGTCGAAGATTTCCGGAGACAAGGACGCGCTGCTGAAAGACCTCGAACTGGCGCTGTTCGCCGGCAAGATCGCCGCCTACGCGCAGGGTTTTGCCGTGATGAGCGGCGCCTCTAAGGAGTTCAACTGGAACCTGCCGATGCCGACCATCGCCAAGATCTGGCGCGCCGGCTGCATCATCCGTTCGCAGATGCTGGATACGATGGCGGAGGCCTTCAGCAGCGGCGGCGCTTCGACCAACCTTTTGATGGCGCCGGCTTTCATCGGCTTGATGCAGGAGGCGCATCCGTCGCTGCGGCGTATCGTGGCAAGGGCTTCCGAAGCCGGCGCGCCGGTGCCGGCACTGTCTTCCGCGCTTGCCTATTTCGACAGCTATCGCCAGGGCCGCGGCACCTCGAACCTGATCCAGGCGCAGCGCGATTTCTTCGGCGCGCACGGCTTCGAACGCATCGGCGAGCAAGGTGCCTTCCACGGTCCCTGGGGCAGCGGCGCGGCTGGCTGA
- a CDS encoding UxaA family hydrolase → MNVSNTILLSPADNVAVANGRIEIGTVLPGGALATALIEPGHKVAIKPIAAGEAVVKYAQAIGRATQDIAPGEHVHSHNLVFEAGRLPVVPPSEAEHATEADRARTFMGYRRADGRAGTRNFIGIIASVNCSATVCHSIADTANRTLLPKYPGIDGFVPIVHGQGCGMSGTGDGMMVLHRTLAGYARHPNFGGVLMVGLGCEVNQLTLYGQKGVAAGKRHFNIQDAGGSRKSVEKAMGVLAEIAEEVGQLKREPIPVSEIVVGLQCGGSDGMSGITANPALGAAVDILAGVGGIGILSETTEIYGAEHLLAYRAATPEIAKKLDGYVKWWEDHVAKHGASIDNNPSPGNKRGGLTTILEKSLGAVAKGGQTPLNGVFGYAEKVTGNGLVFMDTPGYDPVSATGQVAGGANVIVFTTGRGSCFGCRPTPSIKVATNSTMYHQMEEDMDVNCGVIASGEKTIAGMGREIFELIVETASGRKTKSEDFGYGDNEFVPWHLGATL, encoded by the coding sequence GTGAACGTGTCGAACACCATCCTTCTGTCCCCCGCCGACAATGTCGCCGTTGCCAATGGCCGCATCGAGATCGGCACCGTCCTGCCGGGCGGCGCGCTTGCCACCGCCCTCATCGAGCCCGGCCACAAGGTCGCGATCAAGCCGATTGCCGCCGGTGAAGCCGTGGTGAAATATGCCCAGGCAATCGGCCGCGCCACGCAGGACATCGCGCCCGGCGAGCATGTCCATTCGCACAATCTGGTTTTCGAGGCCGGCCGTTTGCCGGTGGTGCCGCCGAGCGAGGCCGAGCACGCGACCGAGGCCGATCGCGCTCGAACTTTCATGGGCTACCGCCGTGCCGACGGCCGCGCCGGCACGCGAAATTTCATTGGCATCATCGCCAGCGTCAATTGTTCGGCCACCGTCTGCCATTCGATCGCCGACACAGCCAACCGGACCTTGCTGCCGAAATATCCCGGCATCGACGGCTTCGTGCCGATCGTCCACGGCCAGGGCTGCGGCATGAGCGGCACCGGCGACGGCATGATGGTGTTGCACCGCACGCTCGCCGGTTATGCCCGCCATCCGAATTTCGGCGGCGTGCTGATGGTCGGCCTCGGCTGCGAGGTCAACCAGCTCACCCTTTACGGCCAGAAGGGCGTCGCCGCCGGCAAGCGCCACTTCAACATCCAGGACGCCGGCGGGTCGCGCAAATCGGTGGAAAAGGCGATGGGCGTGCTGGCCGAGATCGCCGAGGAAGTCGGCCAGTTGAAACGCGAGCCGATCCCGGTCAGCGAGATCGTCGTCGGCCTGCAATGCGGCGGCTCCGATGGCATGTCGGGCATCACGGCCAATCCGGCGCTGGGTGCTGCGGTGGACATACTGGCCGGCGTCGGCGGCATCGGCATCCTCTCCGAGACCACGGAAATCTACGGCGCCGAGCATCTGCTCGCCTATCGCGCGGCGACGCCAGAAATCGCCAAGAAGCTCGATGGCTATGTGAAATGGTGGGAAGATCACGTCGCCAAGCATGGCGCCTCGATCGACAACAACCCTTCGCCCGGCAACAAGCGGGGCGGCCTCACCACCATCCTGGAAAAGTCGCTTGGCGCGGTCGCCAAGGGCGGCCAGACGCCGCTCAACGGCGTGTTCGGCTATGCCGAAAAGGTCACCGGCAACGGACTGGTGTTCATGGACACTCCCGGCTACGACCCGGTCTCGGCCACGGGCCAGGTCGCGGGTGGCGCCAATGTCATCGTCTTCACCACAGGTCGCGGTTCCTGCTTCGGCTGCCGGCCGACCCCTTCGATCAAGGTCGCCACCAACTCCACCATGTATCACCAGATGGAAGAGGACATGGACGTCAATTGCGGCGTCATCGCCTCGGGTGAAAAGACCATCGCCGGCATGGGCCGCGAGATCTTCGAACTCATCGTCGAGACGGCCTCGGGCCGCAAGACCAAGAGCGAGGATTTTGGCTATGGCGACAACGAGTTCGTGCCCTGGCATCTCGGCGCGACGCTCTAA
- a CDS encoding copper resistance CopC/CopD family protein, producing MTAIPFRMADTTSRLVGWIACGLLAVAFIVIASTSQAFAHAALIKTDPADGAVLAQAPAQFSLTFSEPVSPLVLTLVKPDGTPVALTSFRLSDQTVEVDNPQALKSGTHVLSWRVISADGHPVGGSLLFSVGAPSEPPVVSEAVDWPQRSAIWIGKVLLYAGLFLGVGGAFALAWLAGDGRAGQRFVMAAILFGLVAAPLSLGFQGLDALGAPLSHLAQPVIWRNGLGTSFGWTVLVALIALGLGLLSLAGPRVAAKPFALAGLAGVGVALAASGHASAAEPQWLTRPMVFVHGAGIAFWAGALVPLGLALKHRTTDAVGFLRRFSRAILPAVAMLAVAGIVLAVIQVQTPSALIGTAYGRLLLVKLVLLIFLFTLAAINRWRLTASAEAGSTEVQRRLTRSIGAEMLIVLAIFGVAAGWRFTPPPRALAIAAAQPVSIHIHTLQAMADLSITPGHAGPVAASMVIMTGDFGPLDAKEVTLVLSKPDSGIEPLKRAATKPGDGSWRVDNLVIPIPGRWTVRLDILVSDFEIVKIEAPVDIRP from the coding sequence ATGACCGCAATACCGTTTCGGATGGCCGATACCACCAGCAGGCTCGTAGGCTGGATTGCCTGCGGGCTGCTGGCCGTGGCGTTCATTGTCATTGCTTCGACAAGTCAGGCCTTTGCCCATGCGGCGCTGATCAAGACCGACCCGGCAGACGGTGCGGTGCTGGCGCAGGCTCCGGCGCAGTTCTCGCTGACCTTCAGCGAACCGGTTTCGCCCCTGGTGCTGACGCTGGTGAAGCCCGACGGCACGCCGGTTGCGCTGACGTCCTTCCGCCTCAGCGACCAGACGGTCGAGGTCGACAATCCGCAGGCCCTCAAATCCGGCACGCATGTGCTGAGCTGGCGTGTCATTTCCGCCGACGGCCATCCGGTCGGCGGCTCGCTCTTGTTTTCCGTCGGCGCGCCAAGCGAGCCGCCCGTCGTGTCCGAAGCGGTCGACTGGCCGCAGCGATCGGCGATCTGGATCGGCAAGGTCCTCCTCTATGCGGGCCTTTTCCTCGGTGTCGGCGGCGCTTTTGCCCTTGCCTGGCTGGCCGGAGATGGCCGCGCCGGTCAGCGATTTGTCATGGCCGCGATCCTGTTCGGGCTGGTAGCGGCACCCTTGTCGCTCGGCTTTCAGGGGCTCGATGCGCTGGGAGCGCCGCTCAGCCATCTGGCGCAGCCGGTGATCTGGCGAAACGGGCTGGGCACTAGCTTTGGCTGGACCGTGCTGGTCGCCCTGATCGCGCTGGGTCTCGGTCTGCTGTCGCTGGCCGGACCGCGTGTGGCCGCCAAGCCGTTTGCCCTTGCCGGCCTTGCCGGCGTCGGCGTCGCCCTCGCCGCCAGCGGCCACGCCAGCGCGGCCGAGCCGCAATGGCTGACGCGGCCCATGGTGTTTGTGCATGGCGCCGGCATCGCCTTCTGGGCCGGCGCCCTGGTGCCGCTCGGTCTCGCGCTGAAGCACCGGACGACCGACGCTGTCGGTTTCCTGCGTCGCTTCTCCCGGGCGATCCTGCCTGCCGTGGCCATGCTCGCCGTAGCGGGCATCGTATTGGCCGTCATCCAGGTGCAGACGCCCTCGGCGCTGATCGGCACCGCCTATGGCCGGCTGCTGCTGGTCAAGCTCGTGCTGCTGATCTTCCTGTTCACGCTGGCCGCCATCAATCGCTGGAGGCTCACCGCCTCGGCCGAGGCGGGATCAACGGAGGTGCAACGCAGGCTCACCCGCTCGATCGGCGCCGAAATGCTGATCGTGCTGGCAATCTTCGGGGTTGCTGCCGGCTGGCGCTTCACGCCACCACCGCGCGCGCTGGCGATTGCGGCAGCGCAGCCGGTCTCGATTCACATCCACACGCTGCAGGCGATGGCCGATCTCAGCATCACGCCGGGCCATGCCGGTCCGGTCGCCGCCTCGATGGTCATCATGACCGGCGATTTCGGGCCGCTTGACGCCAAGGAGGTGACGCTGGTGCTGTCGAAACCGGATTCCGGCATCGAACCGCTGAAGCGCGCGGCGACCAAACCCGGCGACGGCAGCTGGCGCGTGGACAACCTCGTCATCCCGATTCCCGGCCGCTGGACGGTGCGCCTCGACATACTGGTCTCGGACTTCGAGATCGTGAAGATCGAAGCGCCGGTGGACATCAGGCCATGA
- a CDS encoding GntR family transcriptional regulator → MSKSNNVYKDAYNRCLRLLDETRSLPSEPELGALLGVSRTTVRSILARMEETGLIAWNKRAKTVLRDPGPGDFFPEEETDTLAEIIERSFMRRLLADGAEAGMQINELELAREIGVGTTSVREFLIRFSRFGLIEKRRNSHWVLKGFTRAFALELTEIREMFELRSAAAFAALPPDSSVWADLDRLEDEHRQLAREIATRFNEFSELDERFHRLIHRASRNRFIVDFYDVIAMIFHYHYQWNKAQERERNEVAVGEHLAYIEALKSRDLGKVDAACRKHLKSARQTLLTSIPESRSPQKPEPR, encoded by the coding sequence ATGTCGAAGAGCAACAACGTCTACAAGGACGCCTATAACAGGTGCCTCAGGCTGCTTGACGAGACGCGCAGCCTGCCGTCGGAGCCGGAACTGGGCGCGCTGCTCGGGGTCAGCCGCACCACCGTGCGCAGTATCCTGGCGCGCATGGAGGAAACCGGGCTGATCGCCTGGAACAAGCGCGCCAAGACGGTGCTGCGGGACCCAGGCCCCGGCGATTTCTTCCCCGAGGAAGAGACCGACACGCTGGCCGAGATCATCGAGCGATCGTTCATGCGCAGGCTGCTCGCCGACGGCGCCGAGGCCGGCATGCAGATCAACGAGCTCGAACTGGCGCGCGAGATCGGCGTCGGCACGACCAGCGTGCGCGAGTTCCTGATCCGTTTTTCGCGCTTCGGCCTGATCGAGAAGCGCCGCAACAGCCATTGGGTGCTGAAGGGCTTTACGCGGGCCTTCGCGCTCGAACTGACCGAGATCCGCGAAATGTTCGAATTGCGCTCGGCGGCAGCCTTTGCCGCTCTGCCGCCGGACAGCTCGGTGTGGGCCGATCTGGACAGGCTGGAGGACGAACATCGCCAGCTGGCACGCGAGATCGCCACGCGCTTCAACGAGTTTTCGGAACTGGACGAGCGCTTCCACCGGCTGATCCACCGCGCCTCGCGCAACCGCTTCATCGTCGATTTCTACGACGTCATCGCCATGATCTTCCATTACCACTATCAGTGGAACAAGGCGCAGGAGCGCGAGCGTAATGAAGTCGCGGTCGGCGAGCATCTTGCCTATATCGAGGCGCTCAAGTCGCGCGACCTCGGCAAGGTCGACGCCGCCTGCCGCAAGCACCTGAAGTCGGCGCGCCAGACATTGCTGACCTCGATTCCCGAAAGCCGTTCGCCGCAAAAACCTGAGCCGCGCTGA
- a CDS encoding LacI family transcriptional regulator yields MDRQRTDKNEEASAQERPTLKTLAFMTGLGVTTVSRALKDAPEIGAETRRRVQLVAKQIGYRPNRAGVRLRTGKTNVISLVLNTEHELMSFVSDIIYGVTEVIADTPYHLIVTPYSRSQDPLDPVRYLVETGSADGVIISRTQPNDPRARYMLERGIPFATHGRTDMGLVHPYHDFDNYAFANEAVRYLAAKGRSRLALVTPPVGLTYYGHTVNGFVDALSEVGASEVPFNTVSIDQSIEQIRMRTAQLMRRKDRPDGFVSSAAAATLAIVAGIEDSGLKLGRDVDVVSKQSSELLHLFRRELLVVNESFRLAGSELARAVLGWIGGAAPGSLQTLSKPSEVLPYRG; encoded by the coding sequence ATGGACAGACAGCGTACGGACAAGAACGAGGAAGCGTCGGCGCAGGAACGGCCGACGTTGAAGACGCTCGCCTTCATGACCGGGCTCGGCGTCACCACTGTGTCTCGTGCGCTGAAGGACGCGCCGGAGATCGGCGCCGAGACCAGGCGGCGTGTCCAGCTCGTCGCCAAGCAGATCGGCTACCGCCCGAACCGCGCCGGCGTCAGGCTCAGGACCGGCAAGACCAATGTGATCAGTCTTGTGCTGAACACCGAGCACGAGCTCATGAGCTTCGTCTCGGATATCATCTATGGCGTGACCGAGGTCATCGCCGACACGCCCTACCATCTGATCGTCACGCCATATTCGCGTTCGCAGGATCCGCTGGATCCGGTGCGCTATCTGGTCGAGACCGGCTCGGCCGACGGCGTCATCATCTCCCGCACGCAGCCGAACGATCCCCGGGCCCGCTACATGCTGGAGCGCGGCATTCCCTTTGCCACGCATGGCCGCACCGACATGGGGCTGGTGCATCCCTATCATGACTTCGACAACTACGCCTTTGCGAACGAGGCTGTGCGCTATCTCGCCGCCAAGGGCCGCAGCCGCCTTGCCCTTGTCACGCCGCCCGTTGGCCTCACCTATTACGGCCATACGGTGAACGGCTTCGTCGATGCTCTGAGTGAAGTCGGCGCCAGCGAGGTGCCGTTCAACACCGTTTCCATCGATCAATCGATCGAGCAGATCAGGATGAGGACCGCGCAGTTGATGCGGCGCAAGGACCGGCCGGACGGTTTTGTCAGCAGCGCCGCCGCCGCCACGCTCGCCATCGTGGCCGGCATCGAGGATTCCGGTCTCAAGCTCGGCCGCGACGTCGACGTGGTGTCGAAACAATCCTCGGAGCTGCTGCATTTGTTCCGGCGCGAACTGCTCGTCGTCAACGAGAGCTTCCGGCTGGCCGGCTCCGAGCTTGCCCGTGCCGTGCTCGGCTGGATCGGCGGCGCCGCACCCGGCTCATTGCAGACGCTGAGCAAGCCAAGCGAGGTTCTGCCCTATCGCGGCTGA
- a CDS encoding ABC transporter substrate-binding protein produces MRYKFLTAALAATAALQFAGPAAATDLEVTHWWTSGGEAAAVAELAKAFDATGNHWVDGAIAGSGGTARPIMISRITGGDPMGATQFNHGRQAEELVQAGLMRDLTDVATKGKWTEVVRPKSLLDSCTIDGKIYCVPVNIHSWQWLWLSNAAFEKAGVPVPKDWNEYVAAAPALEKAGIVPLAVGGQAWQSSGAFDVLLAAVGGTDTFLKVYKDKDAKFAAGPEVAKVFKAADDARKMAKNTNVQDWNQATNMVITGKAGGQIMGDWAQGEFQVAGKTAGKDYTCLPGLGLNEVIATGGDAFYFPLLKDGDKAKAQEVLAETLLDPKTQVAFNLKKGSLPVRGDVDLNAANDCMKKGLAILAKGAVIPWTDQLLSQDSQKQKEDLFSEFFAKPEMTVEEAQKRFAAIIASAD; encoded by the coding sequence ATGCGATACAAATTTCTGACCGCCGCGCTGGCGGCAACGGCCGCGCTGCAGTTCGCCGGCCCGGCAGCGGCGACGGACCTGGAAGTCACTCATTGGTGGACTTCCGGTGGCGAGGCGGCGGCGGTCGCCGAACTCGCCAAGGCTTTCGATGCCACCGGCAATCACTGGGTCGACGGCGCGATTGCCGGGTCCGGCGGCACCGCGCGGCCGATCATGATCAGCCGCATCACGGGCGGCGACCCGATGGGCGCCACCCAGTTCAATCACGGACGGCAAGCGGAGGAACTGGTGCAGGCCGGCCTGATGCGCGACCTGACCGATGTCGCCACCAAGGGCAAATGGACCGAGGTCGTGCGGCCGAAGAGCCTGCTCGACAGCTGCACCATCGACGGCAAGATCTACTGCGTGCCGGTCAACATCCATTCCTGGCAGTGGCTGTGGCTGTCGAACGCCGCGTTCGAGAAGGCGGGCGTGCCGGTGCCGAAGGACTGGAATGAGTATGTGGCGGCCGCGCCGGCACTGGAGAAGGCAGGCATTGTCCCGCTGGCGGTGGGCGGGCAGGCCTGGCAGTCGTCCGGCGCCTTCGACGTGCTGCTTGCCGCGGTCGGCGGCACCGACACCTTCCTCAAGGTCTACAAGGACAAGGACGCCAAGTTCGCGGCCGGTCCGGAAGTCGCCAAGGTGTTCAAAGCGGCCGACGATGCGCGCAAGATGGCCAAGAACACCAATGTGCAGGACTGGAACCAGGCCACCAACATGGTCATCACCGGCAAGGCCGGCGGCCAGATCATGGGCGATTGGGCGCAAGGCGAGTTCCAGGTCGCCGGCAAGACCGCCGGCAAGGACTATACCTGCCTTCCCGGCCTTGGCCTGAACGAGGTCATCGCCACGGGTGGCGATGCCTTCTACTTCCCGTTGCTCAAGGATGGCGACAAGGCCAAGGCGCAGGAAGTGCTGGCCGAGACCTTGCTCGATCCCAAGACCCAGGTCGCCTTCAACCTCAAGAAAGGCTCGCTGCCGGTGCGTGGCGACGTCGACCTCAACGCGGCCAACGATTGCATGAAGAAAGGCCTCGCCATCCTGGCCAAGGGCGCGGTCATCCCCTGGACCGACCAGCTGCTTTCGCAGGACAGCCAGAAGCAGAAGGAGGACCTGTTCTCCGAGTTCTTCGCCAAGCCGGAGATGACCGTGGAAGAGGCGCAGAAGCGCTTCGCCGCCATCATCGCCTCGGCTGACTGA